Proteins from a single region of Streptomyces spectabilis:
- the drmB gene encoding DUF1998 domain-containing protein, translating to MTPQPARRRRGAGAPERSFPRRGSVRRSQMITTYGVGSLIAVENESFIVAGTDSWNISDASVIREDRLARLLGVRHFLLPPASSDTSRDGVHVRRFPLWHSCPNCNTLQHVRDFNSPPGRNECGDCQEDLVPSRFVMACAQGHIDDFPYWKWAHRDNRTEDASGHCKGEMRMRTSGRTASLRSVLISCTCGIPEVSMEGAFRRSALVNLKVRCEGKRPWLKLASPEFCSEPPRTLQRGSSAAWHPIIRSALSIPPEENDLADRLAPHWADLRSLDRSEIPIFLKVLTMRGGGEFSTEGVLALLDADQSESPGQKAEVGGGAYLALRKQEYAHLRNGTVERDGGRDQEFVCEPSTTDSTRLTRIGLARPMLVRRLREVRALKAFSRVEAPDVNTEVHEAGLSLADLDWLPAMEVEGEGVFLRLDEERIDSWSRSVAVSARVERMRTHHRRQLRERASDARNAPDSPATPRMVLLHTLAHVLINEWSLDGGYPAAALRERLYSDDTMAGVLIYTATSDSAGSLGGVVAQGEPERLALTLRSALDRAQWCSADPLCIESEASGAGSVNLAACHSCVLLPETSCEHNNGLLDRALLVGTPEDPSTGFFRGTPDR from the coding sequence ATGACCCCGCAGCCCGCTCGCCGACGCCGAGGCGCCGGTGCTCCCGAGCGCAGCTTTCCCCGACGAGGATCCGTCCGGCGCTCACAGATGATCACGACGTACGGAGTCGGTTCACTGATCGCGGTCGAGAACGAGTCGTTCATCGTCGCCGGCACGGACTCGTGGAACATCAGCGATGCCTCAGTGATCCGCGAGGACCGGCTCGCACGGCTCCTCGGCGTGCGTCACTTCCTCCTGCCTCCCGCTTCGAGCGACACCAGCAGGGACGGCGTACATGTACGCCGCTTCCCACTGTGGCACTCGTGCCCGAACTGCAACACCTTGCAGCACGTGCGGGATTTCAACTCCCCGCCGGGCAGGAACGAATGCGGTGACTGCCAGGAGGACCTGGTTCCCTCCCGCTTCGTCATGGCGTGTGCCCAGGGGCACATCGACGATTTCCCCTACTGGAAGTGGGCCCACCGCGACAATCGAACCGAGGACGCGTCGGGCCACTGCAAGGGCGAAATGCGCATGCGCACGAGTGGCCGAACCGCCTCCTTGCGATCCGTCCTCATCTCATGCACCTGTGGCATTCCGGAGGTCTCGATGGAAGGGGCCTTCCGACGCTCGGCATTGGTCAACCTCAAGGTACGGTGCGAGGGCAAGCGGCCCTGGCTCAAGCTCGCGTCCCCGGAGTTCTGCTCCGAGCCACCCCGCACCCTCCAGCGCGGTTCATCCGCGGCCTGGCATCCGATCATCAGGTCGGCGCTCTCGATCCCGCCGGAGGAGAACGATCTGGCCGACCGTCTCGCACCGCACTGGGCCGATCTCCGCAGCCTCGACCGCTCCGAGATCCCCATTTTCCTGAAGGTCCTCACGATGCGGGGCGGTGGTGAATTCTCCACCGAAGGGGTGCTCGCCCTCCTCGACGCAGATCAGTCGGAGAGTCCAGGGCAGAAGGCGGAAGTGGGGGGAGGCGCGTATCTCGCGCTGCGCAAGCAGGAGTACGCACACTTGCGCAACGGAACTGTCGAGCGCGACGGAGGGCGGGACCAAGAGTTCGTCTGCGAGCCGTCGACCACCGATTCGACCAGACTGACGCGGATCGGCCTGGCACGTCCCATGCTCGTCAGACGGCTGCGCGAGGTCCGGGCTCTGAAGGCCTTCTCCCGTGTGGAGGCCCCTGACGTCAACACGGAAGTCCACGAGGCCGGGTTGTCACTTGCCGACCTCGATTGGCTACCCGCCATGGAGGTCGAGGGCGAGGGGGTGTTCCTCCGCCTCGACGAGGAACGGATCGATTCGTGGTCCCGGAGCGTGGCGGTCTCCGCCCGGGTGGAACGCATGCGGACGCACCATCGGCGTCAACTCCGGGAGCGGGCCTCGGACGCGAGAAATGCACCCGACTCTCCCGCTACTCCCCGAATGGTGCTGCTCCACACCCTGGCGCACGTACTCATCAACGAATGGAGCCTGGACGGCGGCTACCCCGCCGCGGCACTCCGGGAGCGTCTCTACTCGGACGACACCATGGCGGGAGTCCTCATCTACACAGCGACCAGCGACTCGGCCGGAAGCCTCGGTGGTGTGGTGGCGCAGGGCGAGCCCGAACGTCTGGCCCTCACGTTGCGGTCCGCCCTGGACCGTGCGCAATGGTGTTCCGCCGACCCTCTCTGCATCGAGTCGGAGGCGAGCGGAGCGGGCAGTGTCAATCTCGCGGCGTGCCACTCCTGTGTCCTGTTGCCCGAGACGAGCTGCGAGCACAACAACGGCTTGCTCGATCGTGCCCTACTCGTGGGAACCCCGGAGGATCCGTCCACAGGATTCTTCCGCGGCACCCCGGATCGCTGA